One genomic window of Diospyros lotus cultivar Yz01 chromosome 8, ASM1463336v1, whole genome shotgun sequence includes the following:
- the LOC127807775 gene encoding uncharacterized protein LOC127807775 isoform X2 yields the protein MRRLLSKYISLTAQIVFGRVRDSAPFRNYSNFQRDIQSIKSFSTFSNGRSRNIGSGSSSRVVTASSTDDQQEAPLTVGGLAKAKPLLVGRGSSEGPKLVLKLLESTGFPQTGIKRIVSLVPEILSYDSNKCLKPKIDFLRSVGLSETDVVKMITSHPPLLNRNLKNHIIPLFDFLRTLLGGEQCAVYFIKRHPLIFKYNVSDNMAPNLSALQDIGFRNIKKLMSISRFTRVLGEVKPSRFNKIVNEVMDIGFDSSLSHFISAIIAMASHTEKTWEKKLKFYGSLGFSDQEVLSMFKKQPTSMEISKEKIRAAVQFFTKKFHWSPTQISARPGILLYNLEKRVIPRCSVLQALVARNKVRKNVSVLSLVCISDKDFEDKYVTKYMEEVPEVVDAYQENIGIDCSNHLL from the exons ATGCGTCGTTTACTTTCCAAGTACATCTCATTAACCGCCCAAATCGTATTCGGTAGGGTTAGAGATTCAGCTCCCTTCCGAAACTATTCGAACTTTCAGAGGGATATACAATCTATTAAATCATTCTCTACTTTTAGCAATGGTCGTAGTAGAAATATTGGTAGTGGTAGCAGCAGCAGAGTCGTCACTGCCTCTTCTACAGATGACCAGCAGGAGGCTCCCTTGACTGTCGGGGGCCTGGCCAAGGCCAAGCCGTTACTTGTTGGCCGTGGATCCTCAGAGGGACCTAAGTTGGTTCTCAAACTGTTGGAGAGTACTGGGTTTCCCCAAACCGGAATCAAGAGAATAGTTTCCTTGGTTCCTGAGATTCTCTCTTACGATTCTAATAAATGCCTCAAGCCTAAGATTGATTTTCTTCGTTCAGTTGGTCTGTCTGAAACCGATGTTGTGAAAATGATCACTTCACATCCACCTTTACTAAATCGAAACTTGAAGAATCACATTATCCCCTTATTTGATTTTCTCAGAACTTTGCTGGGTGGTGAACAGTGTGCGGTTTATTTCATCAAACGTCAcccattaattttcaaatacaaTGTCTCGGATAATATGGCACCCAATTTGTCAGCATTACAAGATATCGGCTTTCgcaatattaaaaaattgatgAGTATATCAAGATTTACCAGGGTGTTAGGAGAAGTAAAGCCTAGTCGGTTCAATAAGATTGTTAACGAGGTAATGGATATCGGTTTTGATTCCTCGTTGTCACACTTTATAAGTGCAATCATTGCCATGGCATCTCACACTGAAAAGACCTGGGAGAAGAAACTCAAGTTTTATGGAAGTTTGGGTTTCTCTGACCAAGAGGTCCTCTCTATGTTCAAGAAGCAACCCACGTCAATGGagatatcaaaggaaaaaataagagCAGCAGTGCAGTTCTTCACTAAAAAATTTCACTGGAGCCCGACGCAGATATCAGCAAGGCCAGGCATTCTGCTATATAACTTGGAAAAGAGAGTTATCCCAAGATGTTCAGTTTTGCAAGCATTAGTGGCAAGAAACAAGGTTCGTAAGAATGTATCGGTTCTCAGTTTGGTCTGTATTAGTGACAAGGACTTTGAAGATAAGTATGTGACTAAGTACATGGAAGAGGTTCCGGAAGTGGTGGATGCCTACCAAG AAAATATTGGGATTGACTGCTCAAATCATTTGCTTTAA
- the LOC127807776 gene encoding coatomer subunit epsilon-1 encodes MAVAAPDLLFGLRNNFYLGAYQAAINNSDVPNLSPEEAVERDSLVFRSYIALGSHQLVISEIDSSAPTPLQAVKLLALYLSAPDNKESTISSLHELLGDPAIGNNPILRLIAGIIFMHEQDYNEALKHTNVGGTLELHALNVQIFLKMHRSDYAEKQLRIMQQIDEDHTLTQLGSAWLNLAVGGSKVQEAYLIFQDFSEKYQMTSLVLNGKAVCCMHMGNFDEAETLLLEALNKDAKDPETLANLVVCSLHLGKPSSRYLNQLKLSHPDHMLVKRASSAEESFDRAVQTTA; translated from the exons ATGGCGGTGGCTGCACCAGACTTGTTGTTCGGTCTGAGGAACAACTTCTACCTGGGAGCGTACCAGGCCGCCATCAACAACAGCGACGTCCCTAACCTCTCTCCTGAAGAAGCCGTCGAGAGGGACTCTCTCGTTTTCAGATCTTACATTGCCCTCGGCAGCCAccag CTTGTGATCAGCGAGATCGATTCGTCAGCCCCGACGCCTCTCCAGGCTGTCAAATTGCTCGCCTTATACCTCTCCGCTCCTGATAACAAG GAATCTACAATTTCAAGTTTACATGAATTGTTGGGAGATCCAGCCATCGGAAACAATCCCATCCTACGTCTTATTGCTGGGATTATTTTCATGCATGAACAGGACTATAATGAAGCTTTGAAACATACCAATGTTGGAGGAACCTTGGAGCT GCATGCACTGAATGTCCAAATATTCCTTAAAATGCACAGATCAGATTATGCAGAGAAACAATTGAGGATCATGCAACAGATTGATGAGGATCACACACTTACTCAACTTGGAAGTGCATGGCTAAACTTGGCTGTG GGTGGCTCCAAGGTACAGGAAGCATATCTTATCTTTCAAGATTTCTCCGAGAAGTATCAGATGACAAGCTTGGTCCTGAATGGGAAGGCAGTTTGCTGTATGCACATGGGAAATTTTGACGAAGCTGAGACACTATTGCTTGAAGCACTGAACAAG GATGCAAAGGATCCTGAAACACTAGCTAATCTGGTTGTATGCAGTCTTCACCTTGGCAAACCTTCTTCACGCTACCTTAA TCAGCTAAAGTTGTCTCATCCAGACCACATGCTTGTGAAACGCGCATCATCAGCAGAAGAGAGTTTTGACAGAGCAGTCCAAACAACTGCTTGA
- the LOC127807775 gene encoding uncharacterized protein LOC127807775 isoform X1: MRRLLSKYISLTAQIVFGRVRDSAPFRNYSNFQRDIQSIKSFSTFSNGRSRNIGSGSSSRVVTASSTDDQQEAPLTVGGLAKAKPLLVGRGSSEGPKLVLKLLESTGFPQTGIKRIVSLVPEILSYDSNKCLKPKIDFLRSVGLSETDVVKMITSHPPLLNRNLKNHIIPLFDFLRTLLGGEQCAVYFIKRHPLIFKYNVSDNMAPNLSALQDIGFRNIKKLMSISRFTRVLGEVKPSRFNKIVNEVMDIGFDSSLSHFISAIIAMASHTEKTWEKKLKFYGSLGFSDQEVLSMFKKQPTSMEISKEKIRAAVQFFTKKFHWSPTQISARPGILLYNLEKRVIPRCSVLQALVARNKVRKNVSVLSLVCISDKDFEDKYVTKYMEEVPEVVDAYQGIQIGHWNSNSVA; encoded by the exons ATGCGTCGTTTACTTTCCAAGTACATCTCATTAACCGCCCAAATCGTATTCGGTAGGGTTAGAGATTCAGCTCCCTTCCGAAACTATTCGAACTTTCAGAGGGATATACAATCTATTAAATCATTCTCTACTTTTAGCAATGGTCGTAGTAGAAATATTGGTAGTGGTAGCAGCAGCAGAGTCGTCACTGCCTCTTCTACAGATGACCAGCAGGAGGCTCCCTTGACTGTCGGGGGCCTGGCCAAGGCCAAGCCGTTACTTGTTGGCCGTGGATCCTCAGAGGGACCTAAGTTGGTTCTCAAACTGTTGGAGAGTACTGGGTTTCCCCAAACCGGAATCAAGAGAATAGTTTCCTTGGTTCCTGAGATTCTCTCTTACGATTCTAATAAATGCCTCAAGCCTAAGATTGATTTTCTTCGTTCAGTTGGTCTGTCTGAAACCGATGTTGTGAAAATGATCACTTCACATCCACCTTTACTAAATCGAAACTTGAAGAATCACATTATCCCCTTATTTGATTTTCTCAGAACTTTGCTGGGTGGTGAACAGTGTGCGGTTTATTTCATCAAACGTCAcccattaattttcaaatacaaTGTCTCGGATAATATGGCACCCAATTTGTCAGCATTACAAGATATCGGCTTTCgcaatattaaaaaattgatgAGTATATCAAGATTTACCAGGGTGTTAGGAGAAGTAAAGCCTAGTCGGTTCAATAAGATTGTTAACGAGGTAATGGATATCGGTTTTGATTCCTCGTTGTCACACTTTATAAGTGCAATCATTGCCATGGCATCTCACACTGAAAAGACCTGGGAGAAGAAACTCAAGTTTTATGGAAGTTTGGGTTTCTCTGACCAAGAGGTCCTCTCTATGTTCAAGAAGCAACCCACGTCAATGGagatatcaaaggaaaaaataagagCAGCAGTGCAGTTCTTCACTAAAAAATTTCACTGGAGCCCGACGCAGATATCAGCAAGGCCAGGCATTCTGCTATATAACTTGGAAAAGAGAGTTATCCCAAGATGTTCAGTTTTGCAAGCATTAGTGGCAAGAAACAAGGTTCGTAAGAATGTATCGGTTCTCAGTTTGGTCTGTATTAGTGACAAGGACTTTGAAGATAAGTATGTGACTAAGTACATGGAAGAGGTTCCGGAAGTGGTGGATGCCTACCAAG GAATACAAATTGGGCATTGGAACTCAAATTCAGTAGCTTAG
- the LOC127807775 gene encoding uncharacterized protein LOC127807775 isoform X3, which translates to MRRLLSKYISLTAQIVFGRVRDSAPFRNYSNFQRDIQSIKSFSTFSNGRSRNIGSGSSSRVVTASSTDDQQEAPLTVGGLAKAKPLLVGRGSSEGPKLVLKLLESTGFPQTGIKRIVSLVPEILSYDSNKCLKPKIDFLRSVGLSETDVVKMITSHPPLLNRNLKNHIIPLFDFLRTLLGGEQCAVYFIKRHPLIFKYNVSDNMAPNLSALQDIGFRNIKKLMSISRFTRVLGEVKPSRFNKIVNEVMDIGFDSSLSHFISAIIAMASHTEKTWEKKLKFYGSLGFSDQEVLSMFKKQPTSMEISKEKIRAAVQFFTKKFHWSPTQISARPGILLYNLEKRVIPRCSVLQALVARNKVRKNVSVLSLVCISDKDFEDKYVTKYMEEVPEVVDAYQGTWLPK; encoded by the exons ATGCGTCGTTTACTTTCCAAGTACATCTCATTAACCGCCCAAATCGTATTCGGTAGGGTTAGAGATTCAGCTCCCTTCCGAAACTATTCGAACTTTCAGAGGGATATACAATCTATTAAATCATTCTCTACTTTTAGCAATGGTCGTAGTAGAAATATTGGTAGTGGTAGCAGCAGCAGAGTCGTCACTGCCTCTTCTACAGATGACCAGCAGGAGGCTCCCTTGACTGTCGGGGGCCTGGCCAAGGCCAAGCCGTTACTTGTTGGCCGTGGATCCTCAGAGGGACCTAAGTTGGTTCTCAAACTGTTGGAGAGTACTGGGTTTCCCCAAACCGGAATCAAGAGAATAGTTTCCTTGGTTCCTGAGATTCTCTCTTACGATTCTAATAAATGCCTCAAGCCTAAGATTGATTTTCTTCGTTCAGTTGGTCTGTCTGAAACCGATGTTGTGAAAATGATCACTTCACATCCACCTTTACTAAATCGAAACTTGAAGAATCACATTATCCCCTTATTTGATTTTCTCAGAACTTTGCTGGGTGGTGAACAGTGTGCGGTTTATTTCATCAAACGTCAcccattaattttcaaatacaaTGTCTCGGATAATATGGCACCCAATTTGTCAGCATTACAAGATATCGGCTTTCgcaatattaaaaaattgatgAGTATATCAAGATTTACCAGGGTGTTAGGAGAAGTAAAGCCTAGTCGGTTCAATAAGATTGTTAACGAGGTAATGGATATCGGTTTTGATTCCTCGTTGTCACACTTTATAAGTGCAATCATTGCCATGGCATCTCACACTGAAAAGACCTGGGAGAAGAAACTCAAGTTTTATGGAAGTTTGGGTTTCTCTGACCAAGAGGTCCTCTCTATGTTCAAGAAGCAACCCACGTCAATGGagatatcaaaggaaaaaataagagCAGCAGTGCAGTTCTTCACTAAAAAATTTCACTGGAGCCCGACGCAGATATCAGCAAGGCCAGGCATTCTGCTATATAACTTGGAAAAGAGAGTTATCCCAAGATGTTCAGTTTTGCAAGCATTAGTGGCAAGAAACAAGGTTCGTAAGAATGTATCGGTTCTCAGTTTGGTCTGTATTAGTGACAAGGACTTTGAAGATAAGTATGTGACTAAGTACATGGAAGAGGTTCCGGAAGTGGTGGATGCCTACCAAG GTACATGGTTACCCAAATAG